GCGCGGCACGGGCGAGGTGGCCTTTGTTCACGTAGCGCGTCAGGCCGGCGATCACACCGCGGGCGTCGTCGCGCCAGTAAGGCGCATACAGGCCACTGAACGCCGGAACGAAGTAGATTCCGCCGTTGTCCTCGACCGAGCGCGCCAGCGCTTCGATCTCGCTCGAGTGCCGGATGAGGCCTAGGTTGTCGCGCAACCACTGCACCAGCGCGCCGGTGATGGCAATCGAGCCTTCGAGGGCGTAGACCGGCTTCGCGTCGCCGATCTTGTAGCCCAGGGTGGTGAGCAGGCCATTCGACGACGGCACGGGCGTCTCGCCGGTGTTCATCAGCATGAAGCAGCCGGTGCCGTAGGTGTTCTTGGCTTCGCCCGGCGCGAAACACGTCTGGCCGAACAGCGCGGCATGCTGGTCGCCCATGTCACCGGCCACCGGCACGCCCTCGCGCGTTTCGCCGTACACCTCGGATGAAGAAGCGATGCGCGGCAACATGGCGCGCGAGATGTCGAGGTCGCGCAGGATGTCGTCGTCCCAGTCGAGCGTCGCCAGGTTCATCAGCATGGTGCGACCGGCGTTGGTCACGTCGGTGACATGCTGGCCGGTGGCGTTCCAGATCAGCCAGGTATCCACCGTGCCGAACAGCAGTTCGCCATTCTGCGCGCGGGCGCGCGCGCCGGGCACATTGTCCAGCAGCCATTTGAGCTTGGGGCCGGAGAAGTAGGTCGCCAGCGGCAGGCCGGTTTTGGCGCGGTAGCGATCCTGGCCGCCGTGCTTCGCCAGCTCGGCGCAGATGCCGGCGGTGCGCGTGTCCTGCCAGACGATGGCGTTGTAGATCGGCTTGCCGGTCGCCTGCTCCCAAACGACCGTAGTCTCGCGCTGGTTGGTGATGCCGATGGCGGCGATGTCGGCGATGCGCGCGTTGGCCCGCGCCAGCGCCTCGGCGAACACGCCCTGCATTTGCGCCCAAATCTCCATCGGATCGTGCTCGACCCAGCCGGGTTTGGGGTAGAGCTGGCGATGCTCCTGCTGCGCGGTGGCGACCGGCTGCCCCTCATGGTTGAAGAGGATGCAGCGCGTGCTGGTGGTGCCCTGGTCTATTGCGGCGATGAACATGGCCTTTCGAGTATTCAGGTTTAAGTTCTTGGTTTGGAGTTGCGGTTTGCCAGCACTCCGGGTTCATGCGGCTGACAGGAAATGTAACTCAAAACTCAAAACTTAAAACTCAAACCTGACTAGAATCCAGGCACCATGATCCGTATCACCGATGAGCAGATCGAGCAATACCAGGACGAGGGCTACTTCATCCTCGAGCGGGTGATTCCGGAGCATCATCTGGAGATGCTGCGCGCAGAGTGCGCACGCTACATCAGGATGATCGAGGACGAGATGGACCGGCTGGGCAAGGATGTGGTGGGCATCAACCATCGCAACAGCCGCTACTTCATCTCCAACCGCTACAAAGAAAGCCCCTACATCGCCGATTTCATCTTTAGCGAGCTGATGGCCGACATCTGCCGGGCGACGCTGGGTAACACGGCCTATCTGTTCCACGAGCAGTTCGTAGTGAAGGCCGCCGAGCGCGGTATGAAGTTCGGCTGGCACCAAGACTCCGGCTACGTCGGCTATCCGCACAAACCGTATCTCACCTGCTGGTGCACGCTGGACGACGTGAACGAGGAAAACGGCACGGTCTACCTCCTGCCGTATTCGCGCGCCGGCGGGCGCGAGATGGTGCCGCACACCCAAGAGGAGGGGACGAATGACCTGATCGGTTACTTCGGCGACGATCCGGGCATGCCGGTGATCGTGCCGGCGGGCAGCATCGCCGTCTTCTCCAGCGTGTGCTTCCACCGCAGCGGGCCGAATCGCACGAACAAGATGCGGCGCATCTACCTACCGCAGTACTCGGCCGAGCCGATCCTGTCTAGGGACGGCACGCAGCTCCGTGCCTTCGCCGAGCCGTTCCTGAAGGACGGCGAGATCGTGGCGACGGGGCAATTCACGGGCGACGCTGCGCCGGTGACCCAGCGCGGGGCGATCACCAACCGGTGAGCCATGGGCTACGCTTCGTGAGCCGGCAGGCCGGTGAGTTTCCGCACATCCCGCATCGTGACGCGCGCGATGTCCCGTGCCTTCTCCGCGCCCTCGCGCATCATCCGGCGGACGCGCTCGCGGTCGGCGCCGATCGCTTCGCGACGCGCGCGCAGGCCGCTCGTCAGCTCCACCAGCGCGTCGGCGACGGCATCTTTCAGCGGCGCATAGCGGCGGTTGCCCGAGGCATACTCCCGCTCGAACGCCTCGGCCTGGTCGTGCTTGCCACATGCGCGCAGCAGCCCGAGCAGGTTGCGCGCGCCTTCGCCCAGCGGCGTGCCGGCCTCGCCGGTGTCCGTCACTGCGGCGCGCACCTTGCTGCGCACCGTCTTCTCGTCTTCGAACAACCCAACGTAGGACTTCGGGCCGAGGCTCTTGCTCATCTTCTTGGTCGGCTCGTTGAGTGAGAGAATTTTCGGCGTCTCGGTGGCCAGCATCTCCGGCTCGGGGAAGTATTCGCCGAATTGCGTGTTGAAGCGGTTGGCAATGGTGCGCGATAGTTCCAGGTGTTGTTTCTGATCCTGGCCCACCGGCACATTCGCTGCGCGATACAGCAGAATGTCGGCTGCTTGCAACACCGGGTAAGTGAACAGGCCGGCGGAGATGAAGGCGTCCTGCTTGCCTTCGAGTTGCTCACTCTTCTCCTTGAACTGCGTTTGGCGCGTCAAGTCGCCGTATGAACATACGCACCCGAAGATCCACGCCAGCTCGGTGTGCTCGGGCACCATAGACTGCACGAAGATGATGGACTTGTCCGGGTCGAGGCCACATGCCAACAGGTCAATGAACATCTGCTCGGTGTTCTTGCGCAACATGGCCGGCTCGTAGGGCACAGTCATCGCATGCAAGTCCACGACGCAGTAGATGGTGCGATAGACGCCGGTATTCTGCAGCCGCACGTAGTTCACCACTGCGCCAAAGTAGTTGCCGATGTGCATGTCGCCGGTCGGCTGGATGCCGGAGAAGACGATGTTGTTGGTCATAGCTCCTCTCGATGATTGATGATCTTCGACTCTCCACTTTCCACTCCCGACTTCCGGCTGGGGAGTCAGAAGTCGAGAGTGGAAAGCGTTCATCCGAAACGAACGCGCCCGTCCTCGAATTCCTTTTGGAATCTGAGGACGGGCGCGTGAATGCACGCACTCGCGGTGCCACCTCAGTTGATGCGCTCTTGCGCACCCACTCTTGGCGTCCAGACGCTCCTCACAATTTACTGCCCTTCCAATTCGGCTTCGCGCGCATGCTGGCTCGCACCGGCCGCCAGCTCTCTGGAATCCACTCGCGACGCCTACTGCGCAGGGCGATCGGCCCGAACGCAAAAAGGATTATACCCGTGCGCAAGAGAAGGGATGCATTTAGGTGCATTTCAAAATAGGGGAACGCAGACCGGCCTGCAGCGGTATTCGCTTCAGTCGCTGCTACGTCTGCCCGCGTTGGCGAATGCACCCACAAGAGAAATTGGGGCCCTGCACGCAATGCCCCACACGTTGATTCACCCGCGCGGATCGAGCGCGTCCCGCAACCCATCGCCGATGAAGTTCACTGCGAGCACAGCCAGCGTGATGGCCAGGCCGGGCGCGATGGTCAGCAGCGGCGCGCGCGTGTAGTAGCTGGCTGCGCCGTTCAGCATGTTGCCCCACGTCGGCGTCGAGTCCGGCACCCCGAAGCCCAGAAAGCTAAGCGTGCCTTCGGCCAGCATGTTGATCGCCACATCGAGCGTGAATGTGACGACGATCGCGCCGGTCACGTTCGGCACCAGATGCCGCGCGATCAGGTGCCAATGGCTTGCGCCCAAGGCACGCGCCGCCGTGATGAAATCGCGCTCGCGCAGCGATAGAATCTCGCCGCGCACCACGCGCGCCAGGTAAAGCCAGCCGAATAGGCCGAGGAACAGGATCACGATCGCCAACGAACGCTGAATCGTGGCGAACAAGATCAGCAGCAGGAAGATGGCCGGAAAGGCCAGCAGCAGATCTACCAGCCGCATCAGCGCATCGTCCACACGTCCGCCGTAGTAGCCGGCGACTGCACCGACGCTGACGCCGATCACGACCGAGATGAGCGACGACAACACACCGACGGCCAGCGATACCCGCGCCCCATACAGCAACCGCGTCAGCACGTCGCGGCCGAGCGAGTCGGTGCCGAGCGGATGTTGCAGTGAGGGCGGAGCAAGCTGATTGAACAGATCTGGTTCGCTCGGGCTGTAGGGCGAGAGCCAGGGGACGAAGATTGCCAGTAGCACGAATGCGCCCAGCAGGATCACGCCGATGATGGCCAACCGATGGGCGACGAACCGGCGCCAGATCAGCCCCGCGTAGCCGGTCGCCTGGGCCGGTCGCATTTGCGCCACATCGTCATGGGTGCGTAGCAACGCCGGTGCGTCACCGATATTTGATGCGCGGGTCGAGCCAGGCATACAACAAGTCGGCGATGATGTTGAAGATGACGATGAGGATGGCGGCATACACCAACAATCCCATCAACACCGTATAGTCGCGTGCACGCAGCGCGTCGAAGAACAGCCGGCCCAGGCCAGGCCAACTGAAGATCGTCTCGGTGACGACGGCGCCGGTGAGGAAGAATGGGATGTCAATGGCGACGACCGTCACGAATGGAATGAGCGCGTTGCGTAGCGCGTGGCGCGTGATCACCAGCCGCTCAGAGAGTCCCTTGGCGCGCGCCGTGCGCACGAAGTCCTGCCCGAACACTTCGAGCGTCGAGGCGCGCACGTAGCGGCTCCAGCCGGCCACGGTGCCGATGGCCAGCGTGATCACCGGCATCACGAGATGCTTGGCGCTGGTGATCACACCGCCGTCGCCGCTGGTCATGTCGGCGCTGGGCAGCCAGCCCAGTTGCACCGAGAACAACAACTGCATCATCAACCCGAACCAGAACACCGGCATGGCCAACCCCAGGAACGACAACCCGCTGATGATGTGGTCGGCGAAGCTATAACGCCACACGGCGGAGATGACGCCGCCAGCCAGCGCCAACGCGATCGAAAGCGCGATGGCCGGAACCACCAGGCGCAGCGTATGCGGGATGCGCTCGCCGATGATCTGCGACACCGGCCGGAACTGCGTGAACGACAGGCCGAAGTCGCCGCGCAGGATGTTGGTGAACCAGCGCACATACTGCACCGGCAAGGGCTGGTCGAGGCCGAGGCTGCGCCGCACTTTGGCGAGTTGTTCGGCGCTCATGCGGCTATTGCGCGCCAGCAGCGCGTCCGGCCCGCCGGGCATGGCGTGCAGGAAGATGAACGACACCAGCGAGATGCCGATCAGCAAGGGCGCCGCACCAAGCATGCGGCGAACGAAGTAACTACGCATATGGAATTAAGAATGGAGAGTTGACGAAGCAGCGCTTGCTGGCACGGCAACGACTTTCTACATTCTTCATTCTCGATTCTCAATTCGCGAAGGCCCAGTTTTCGACGTCCCACAACAGGAAGTTGAAGGTGTTCGGGTTGAAGCCGGTTAGGTTCTTCGGCGCCACGTAGATGCGCTTCGGCCAGTACATGAAGATCACCGGCGTCTCCTCGAACAGCAGCTCCTGGATCTGCCAATAGATCTGCTTGCGCTTCTCCGGATCTATTTCGGCTGCGCCGGCGGCCGTCAGTTCGTCTATCTTGGCCTGCTGCTCGTATGGGTTGAAGTAGGCCGGTAGGTTGCCGCCGGTGCCGGTCGGGTCGGACGGAATCTGAGACGAATGCCAGTAGAACATGTTGTCAGGGTCGTTAGCGTTCGTCCACGAATACATCCCCGCCGTCATCGCCTGCGTGAACTGGTATCCGTTCGGGCCCCAGATCGTCTTGATGTCCTCCTCGCGCTCCTGCACGTCAATGCCGAGTTGGCGCCAGCTCGCGGCGATGACCTGCTGGATTTGCTTATTGAGCTGGTCGCCGGCCACGATCCAGTGCTCGATGACGAAGGGCTGGCCATCCTTCTCCAGGATGCCCTGGACGTTCTTCTTGAATCCGGCCTCCTCCAGCAGTCGTGCCGCCGCCTGCAGATCGTAGGGGCGCGGCTTGATGTTGGGGTTGAAGTAGGGCGTGCCGGGCGCTTGATCGCCGATGCTGATGGTGGCCAACCCACCCAGCAGCCGGTCCACGATCTGCTGCTTGGGCGTGGCGTAGTCCAGTGCCTGGCGCACGCGCTTGTCCATCAGGAAGCCGATGTTCTTGAGATCCATGTGCGTCCACTCCAACCCATCGCGGGTGAGCACCACGCTGTTGGGCAGCTTGCGTGCCTCTTCGATGCGCGCCGCGCTCACCGCGTCGGTCAACTGCACTTCGCCGGTAGTGAGCTGCACCATCAGCGTGTTGTCGTCGGGGACGATCTTGATGATGACCTTGTCGAGCTTCGGCGCGCCGCCCCAATAGTCGGCGAACTTCTCCAGCTCGATGAACTGGCCGGTCTCCCACCGCGTGAGCTTGTAGGGTCCGGTGCCGATCGGTCTCCTGCCGAACTCCTGCTTGAACCAGTCCACACCCTTCTCGATCAGGTGTTTGGGGCTGATGGCCGTGACCGCGACGTAGGACATGAACGGGGCGTAGCGCTCGCTCGTCTTCATCACCACAGTGTGGTCGTCCGGCGTCTCGATAGCGGTGATCTTGTCCCAGCCGAGCGTGCTAAAGGCGGCGAAGGTCTCGTCCATGATGATCTTCCATGTCGCCACGACGTCGGCTGCGGTGAACGGCTGGCCGTCATGCCATGTCACGCCCCGGCGCAGCTTGAAGGTATAGGTCAGGCCGTCATCGGAGATCTGATAAGACTCGGCCAATTGCGGTTGCAACACTTGGTTGGTGTCGAAGTCCATCAACCCTTCCATCACGCCCGAGAGCACATCGAAGCTCGTGACGAGCTGGGTGATGTACGGGTTGAGCGTCTCCGGCTCCTCGACCTTGGCGACGACGATGCTGTTGCCCGTCGAGGGCGGGCGGGTTGCCGGTGGCTGCGCCACAGGCGACGCAGCCGGGGCGGCACAGGCCGCGATCAGCGCCGAAGCAAGGACGATCGTTGAAACGCGGCTGAGGGATGCGAACGTCGGACGGTTCATCAAAATTCGCGCAGCGCCTCCTTTAAGCATTGCTTTTGGACGTTGTGCCGGATTGTATGGCAAACGCGCAAGAGGGCGCTGCGGGTGAGCGCATCTTTTGCGAAGCATTCGCCAACGGGGGCAGATGTAGCAGACCTGCCCCGGCGTAAACGCCTGGGCTGAAAGGGGACGGGATGCGCGCGGCTTGCCCGTATGCTCAGCGCCGGGATTTATCCCAGCGCGACTGAGGCGAATACCGCTGCTGGCCAGTCCGCGTTTCCCGATTGTAAAATGCCCCCTGCATTCGGGTGCATTTTCTACGGGGTAATGCACGGCGCGGCACGGAGACCATGCCCTACATATACATGGCGCGTCAGCAGGCTGCAGCACAGACCGGCAACGCCCCCAACAAAAAAATGCACCCCGTCGAACCTTCCACTACAATCCGCCGCGCATGGTCGAACCCAACGCCACCGACGCCGTCCTCGTTCGGCTCGCCCTCGGCCTAGTTATCAGCGCAGGCATTGGCCTGTTGGCCTACCGACGCCGGTCACTCACCCGCAGCGGTGTGCTCGGCGCAATCATCACCGGCACGCTGATCTTCGGGTTCGGTGGCCTGATCGCCGGATTGCTGCTGATCGCGTTCTTCGTCTCGTCGTCGCTGCTGAGCCATTTCAAGGAAGATAACGCGCGCAAGCAGCGTGCCGCCGAGATGTTCGACAAGGGCGGCCAGCGCGACCTGGCCCAAGCGCTGGCGAACGGCGGTGCGGCCGCCGGCCTGGCCATGCTAAGCTGGCTGGCGCGCGGAGACCCGGCGACCGCCGGTGCGCTATACGCAGCCATGATTGGTGCGCTGGCGACGGTGAACGCCGACACGTGGGCGACCGAACTCGGCGTGTTGAGCCAATCGCCGCCACGCCTGATCACGCAGCCGTACAAGCGCGTCGCTCCTGGAACCAGCGGCGGCATTACCGCGATGGGCACCGGCGCAGCGACGCTGGGCGCGGCATTCATCGGCCTGTCCTACGTCGGGTTTGCGGCGCTATATCGCTTGGTCGCCGGCCCGTCGAGCGCACCGGATGTCTCGGCCTACTTTCTCGTCGCCATCGTCATGGCCACCGTTGCCGGGCTGGCCGGCTCGCTGTTCGACAGCCTGCTCGGCGCAACCGTGCAGGCGATGTACTACAGCGAGACGCGCGGCAAAGAAACCGAGAAGCGCTTCGAGCGAGACGGCACGCCGAACCGGCCGATTCGTGGCTGGCCTTGGTTGAACAACGACTGGGTGAACTTCCTCGCTTCCCTGTTCGGCGCAGCAATTGCAGCAGGGATGTGGGGGGTAATGGTCACGGGTATGTAACCGGTAGTGTCAAATGACTGATGATGGATGATCCACGTACGAGTCATCCATCATCAGTCATGAATCATGAATCATCAATCGTCAACATGATCGAAACGCCACATTGGGTCCGACACGCCATCTTCTATCAAATCTTCCCCGATCGCTTCGCCAAGAGCGATCATGTTCCGAAGCCGAGCAACCTAGAGCCGTGGGAAGAGAAGCCGACGCACTACGGCTTCAAGGGCGGCGACTTACTGGGTGTCGTCGAACGGCTCGATTACTTGCAAGACCTGGGTATCAATGCCATCTACTTCTGCCCGATCTTTCAATCCACCGCCAATCACCGCTACCATACGCATGACTACTATCGCGTGGATCCGATCCTCGGCGGCGACTCGGCCTTCCGGTCGCTGCTCGACGAGGCGCACCGGCGCGACATCCGCATCATCATTGACGGTGTGTTCAACCATGCCAGCCGGGGCTTCTACCAGTTCAACCACGCGCTGGAGAACGGCGCCGCCTCGCCCTATCTCGACTGGTTCTACATCCGCGGCTTCCCGTTACACGCCTACGAAGGCAAGCCGATCAACTACGACGCGTGGTGGGGCATTCCGGCCTTGCCCAAGCTGAACACCAACACGCCGGCGGTGCGCGAGTTCATCTTCGGTGTGGCCGAACACTGGATTCGCTTCGGCGCAGATGGCTGGCGGTTGGATGTGCCGGCTGAGATAGACGACGACGCATTCTGGCGCGAGTTCCGCCGGCGCGTGAAGAGCGTCAATCCCGATGCCTACCTCGTCGGCGAGATCTGGCATCCGGCGCAGCGCTGGCTGCAGGGCGACCAGTTCGATGCCGTGATGAACTACCTGTTTACACAAGCCTGCATCGGCTTCTTCATCGGCGAAGCGATGGACACCAATCTGACGTCGGGCGTCGGCTATGCGCCGGTGCCGGTGCTGGACGCGCCGGCGTTTGCGCGCGCGCTCACACACACGCTCAACCTATACGATGAGAACGTGTGCGCCGTGCAGATGAACCTGCTCGACAGCCACGACACGGCGCGGTTTTTGTCCATCGCCGGCGGCGATCTCGCCGCGCTCAAGTTAGCCACGCTGTGTCAGATGACCTTCCCCGGCGCACCCTCGATCTACTACGGCGACGAGGTCGGCATGTTGGGCGGCAAAGACCCGGACTGCCGACGCGCATTCATCTGGGATGAAGCGACCTGGAACACCGAGCTGCGCGACTACTTCAAACGCTGCATCGCGCTGCGCAAGCGCTATCGCGCCCTGCGCGACGGCGCGTTCAAAGTGCTCTTCGCCGAGGGCAAGGTGATCGCGTATCTGCGCACATGGGGTGACGAAAAGCTCATAGTTGCGTTAAACTCAGGGCCAGCCGCCGCGACGCTGGATATCGTCGTCGGCGACCTGTTGCCGGAGGGCGCAGCCCTGCGGGGGGAACTGGGCAAGCGCGCCAGCTATACCGTGACCGACGGCGTATTGCGCCACGTGTCCGTTCCCAGGCGCGATGGTCTCGTCCTCAGGCATTTGACAACATGATGGACGCTGAAGGCATACAACCCAAGCGTAGGCATTGGGCTGCGCCTGACCGAAAGTTCCTCTCGCGCGTGACGTAGGCGCGGGGCGCTCGGCCGGGTGCGCCTGCCTCGCATGCAGCAGGAGACACGTTATGGCCGAGTTGACCCGCGATACCGTTGACTACGCCCTCACCCAAGTTCGCGCCGCGCTCGATCGCAACAACGTTCAGGAAGCGATCGCCGCGCTCGAAAGGCTGAAGCAAGACGAACAAGTCGAGGTCTTCGACGAGTTGGATGTCGAGGATCAAGCAGAGCTCTTGCCCCGACTCGACCCCGAAACGGCCGCCGAGATCGTCGTCGAGTTGGACGCGGAAGATCAGGCCGACATCGCCGAGCGCGTGGACGACCAGACGCTCTCGCGCATCCTCGACGAAATGGAGCCGGATGACGCCGCGGACGTCATCGGCGAACTGCCCGAGGAGCGCCAGGAGCGCGTGCTGGCCGGCATGGAGGAGGCCGAGGACGTACGGCCGTTGCTCATCCACCCCGACGAGAGCGCCGGTGGGCTGATGACCACCAGCTTCCTCACGCTGCGCCCCGGCATGACCGCTCAGGAAGCCATTGACGCACTGCGCGAGTGGAGCCCCGACGACGAGATGCCCTATTACCTGTTCGTCGTAGATCGCGACCGTCGGCTGGTAGGCGTGGTATCGCTGCGGCAGTTGCTCGTCGCTCCACCCAACCGGCTGATCAGCAGCATCATGAACCCCGACGTGATCTCGGTGCCTGCCGGCACCGACCAGGAGGAGGTCGCGAACCTGATGAAGAAGTACGACTTCCTGGCGCTGCCGGTAGTGGACGAGAACAACCGGCTGCTCGGCATCATCACCGTAGACGACGTGGTGGATGTGATCGAAGAAGAGGCGACCGAAGACGTGTATCGCCTGGGCGGTGTGCCGGACGAAGAACGTGTGTTCAGTCCGCTGAGCTTCTCGCTCAAGCGACGCCTGCCGTGGCTCTATATCAACCTGCTGACGGCGTTTCTGGCTGCTGCGGTCGTCAGCCTATTCGAAGGC
The window above is part of the Candidatus Roseilinea sp. genome. Proteins encoded here:
- a CDS encoding peptide-binding protein; this translates as MNRPTFASLSRVSTIVLASALIAACAAPAASPVAQPPATRPPSTGNSIVVAKVEEPETLNPYITQLVTSFDVLSGVMEGLMDFDTNQVLQPQLAESYQISDDGLTYTFKLRRGVTWHDGQPFTAADVVATWKIIMDETFAAFSTLGWDKITAIETPDDHTVVMKTSERYAPFMSYVAVTAISPKHLIEKGVDWFKQEFGRRPIGTGPYKLTRWETGQFIELEKFADYWGGAPKLDKVIIKIVPDDNTLMVQLTTGEVQLTDAVSAARIEEARKLPNSVVLTRDGLEWTHMDLKNIGFLMDKRVRQALDYATPKQQIVDRLLGGLATISIGDQAPGTPYFNPNIKPRPYDLQAAARLLEEAGFKKNVQGILEKDGQPFVIEHWIVAGDQLNKQIQQVIAASWRQLGIDVQEREEDIKTIWGPNGYQFTQAMTAGMYSWTNANDPDNMFYWHSSQIPSDPTGTGGNLPAYFNPYEQQAKIDELTAAGAAEIDPEKRKQIYWQIQELLFEETPVIFMYWPKRIYVAPKNLTGFNPNTFNFLLWDVENWAFAN
- a CDS encoding peptide ABC transporter permease produces the protein MPGSTRASNIGDAPALLRTHDDVAQMRPAQATGYAGLIWRRFVAHRLAIIGVILLGAFVLLAIFVPWLSPYSPSEPDLFNQLAPPSLQHPLGTDSLGRDVLTRLLYGARVSLAVGVLSSLISVVIGVSVGAVAGYYGGRVDDALMRLVDLLLAFPAIFLLLILFATIQRSLAIVILFLGLFGWLYLARVVRGEILSLRERDFITAARALGASHWHLIARHLVPNVTGAIVVTFTLDVAINMLAEGTLSFLGFGVPDSTPTWGNMLNGAASYYTRAPLLTIAPGLAITLAVLAVNFIGDGLRDALDPRG
- the mgtE gene encoding magnesium transporter MgtE; this encodes MAELTRDTVDYALTQVRAALDRNNVQEAIAALERLKQDEQVEVFDELDVEDQAELLPRLDPETAAEIVVELDAEDQADIAERVDDQTLSRILDEMEPDDAADVIGELPEERQERVLAGMEEAEDVRPLLIHPDESAGGLMTTSFLTLRPGMTAQEAIDALREWSPDDEMPYYLFVVDRDRRLVGVVSLRQLLVAPPNRLISSIMNPDVISVPAGTDQEEVANLMKKYDFLALPVVDENNRLLGIITVDDVVDVIEEEATEDVYRLGGVPDEERVFSPLSFSLKRRLPWLYINLLTAFLAAAVVSLFEGTIERVGILAAMQGIVAGMGGNAATQRITILVRGLALSEVALKDALPVVGKEALLGLLQGIAIAIVVGVGVVFWQQSAALGLIVALAMIGNLVVAGLAGAGVPFLLKLLRIDPALASSVIVTTFTDCCGFAFALGLGTLMIAHLPA
- the trpS gene encoding tryptophan--tRNA ligase is translated as MTNNIVFSGIQPTGDMHIGNYFGAVVNYVRLQNTGVYRTIYCVVDLHAMTVPYEPAMLRKNTEQMFIDLLACGLDPDKSIIFVQSMVPEHTELAWIFGCVCSYGDLTRQTQFKEKSEQLEGKQDAFISAGLFTYPVLQAADILLYRAANVPVGQDQKQHLELSRTIANRFNTQFGEYFPEPEMLATETPKILSLNEPTKKMSKSLGPKSYVGLFEDEKTVRSKVRAAVTDTGEAGTPLGEGARNLLGLLRACGKHDQAEAFEREYASGNRRYAPLKDAVADALVELTSGLRARREAIGADRERVRRMMREGAEKARDIARVTMRDVRKLTGLPAHEA
- a CDS encoding ABC transporter permease, which produces MLGAAPLLIGISLVSFIFLHAMPGGPDALLARNSRMSAEQLAKVRRSLGLDQPLPVQYVRWFTNILRGDFGLSFTQFRPVSQIIGERIPHTLRLVVPAIALSIALALAGGVISAVWRYSFADHIISGLSFLGLAMPVFWFGLMMQLLFSVQLGWLPSADMTSGDGGVITSAKHLVMPVITLAIGTVAGWSRYVRASTLEVFGQDFVRTARAKGLSERLVITRHALRNALIPFVTVVAIDIPFFLTGAVVTETIFSWPGLGRLFFDALRARDYTVLMGLLVYAAILIVIFNIIADLLYAWLDPRIKYR
- a CDS encoding alpha-amylase is translated as MIETPHWVRHAIFYQIFPDRFAKSDHVPKPSNLEPWEEKPTHYGFKGGDLLGVVERLDYLQDLGINAIYFCPIFQSTANHRYHTHDYYRVDPILGGDSAFRSLLDEAHRRDIRIIIDGVFNHASRGFYQFNHALENGAASPYLDWFYIRGFPLHAYEGKPINYDAWWGIPALPKLNTNTPAVREFIFGVAEHWIRFGADGWRLDVPAEIDDDAFWREFRRRVKSVNPDAYLVGEIWHPAQRWLQGDQFDAVMNYLFTQACIGFFIGEAMDTNLTSGVGYAPVPVLDAPAFARALTHTLNLYDENVCAVQMNLLDSHDTARFLSIAGGDLAALKLATLCQMTFPGAPSIYYGDEVGMLGGKDPDCRRAFIWDEATWNTELRDYFKRCIALRKRYRALRDGAFKVLFAEGKVIAYLRTWGDEKLIVALNSGPAAATLDIVVGDLLPEGAALRGELGKRASYTVTDGVLRHVSVPRRDGLVLRHLTT
- the glpK gene encoding glycerol kinase produces the protein MFIAAIDQGTTSTRCILFNHEGQPVATAQQEHRQLYPKPGWVEHDPMEIWAQMQGVFAEALARANARIADIAAIGITNQRETTVVWEQATGKPIYNAIVWQDTRTAGICAELAKHGGQDRYRAKTGLPLATYFSGPKLKWLLDNVPGARARAQNGELLFGTVDTWLIWNATGQHVTDVTNAGRTMLMNLATLDWDDDILRDLDISRAMLPRIASSSEVYGETREGVPVAGDMGDQHAALFGQTCFAPGEAKNTYGTGCFMLMNTGETPVPSSNGLLTTLGYKIGDAKPVYALEGSIAITGALVQWLRDNLGLIRHSSEIEALARSVEDNGGIYFVPAFSGLYAPYWRDDARGVIAGLTRYVNKGHLARAALEATAYQTRDVLDAMNRDIRASLEIRDWRSANPSPISDLQSLKVDGGMVYNELLMQFQADILNVPVIRPTVSETTALGAAYAAGLAVGYWRNVEDLRANWRADKTWQPNMDDATRDRLYRGWQKAVTRTFGWVE